The Shewanella pealeana ATCC 700345 genome contains the following window.
CTGGCCCGATGCCACGATTCAGTATGCACAGGTGGTGTATAAACTCGATGTGAATGAGTTTAGAGGCAACGAGAGCTTGCAGCTGATGGTTGAGCAGATTGAGCCTAAATAAGCCTATAGTGGAATGACACCAAGGAAGAGGGATGCACTAGTTGCATCCCTTTTTGTTTTCAGCCCTAAACCACCTACTTCAGTAGGTGGTTATCATCAATTAGGCTTTGCCTGAAAAACCTTCTATGAATTCCGGGGGTAAGGCTATGTTTAACGACTTATTCGCACGCCGACTTTTGTTTGAAGATAAAGTGTCCATGGAGGCTCGCTTATCGCATCCCTGCGATACACGGCTTATAAGTTCATTTAAACATAGCTTGTTAGCTCAAGTGATGCATGAGCTTTGCTAATAGTGGGGGGCAAGCTCCTAAATCAGGACCACAAATGTTCCCTACATTTGTTGGCATTTCCGCCAATCCATGGCAGTCAGTGATTTAGCCCATGCTTTAAAGAAAGGCCTATAGGGATATATTTACGGCGTCTTGCTAACGCACTGTAGGAAAGCTCCCTTTTAGGGAGTCTGCTTTGTAACACATGGGCAAAGCCACCTTCTTAAGAAGGTGGATTCTTTACTAGGTTTACACAAACGGGGAGGCGATGAGCGTTAACTACGCAGGTTTTAATGGCAACACCGTGCTGAATTTCAATGACTCCATCGCAAAGGTGGACGTAACATTGGTTAACCCAGCCACTTGATTGACCAAGCGTTTATAAAAGTGATCAAATGCAGCCATATCTTCAACTTGTACCCGCATCATATAATCATATTCCCCAGCCATGCGGTAAAATTCCATCACTTCAGGCATGGCATAAATAGCTTCAATAAATGTCTCATACCAAGCATGGGAGTGATCACAGGTCTTAACCTGCACAAATGCGGTGAAATCGACGCCTATTTTACTGGGATCGAGTAGGGCTACCCGCTTGTTGATCACGCCTTCTTCTTCTAAACGCTTTAGGCGTTTCCAGCAGGGGGTGGTTGTTAAATTAACGGCTTTAGCTAACTCGTTAAGCGATAAGGTCACATCGTGCTGCAGCATGGTGAGCAACTGTCGGTCAACTTTATCTAGTTTTACTTTTTCAACCACAAGGTTCTTCCTTACAGAGATTATCTATTGATTATCTGTTTTTGCTTATTTAAGCGTCTGCATAACTCTCGACTGCATTCTAGTAGAAAATCCTTCTCTTTTATGCCTTGTTTGTAGAAGAAATGGAAAAATAATTCTTCAAGTAATCCATTACAATGAAACAAAGATTGCAATGTCTTTATTCCAATTAGTGTCGATTACTAGAAGCGAGTTGAACGATGAAACAACACTTATGGCCTTTATTCCTTGAAGCAATTAAACGCGATGTAGTTCCTGCCCTTGGCTGTACCGAGCCCATTTCTGTTGCATTAGCTGCCGCAATTGCCATTGGTGAGTTAGGGATAAAAAACCAAGCCAGTAACGTCAAAATGGACGTCAGTGTTTCTGCTAATTTAATGAAAAATGGCATGGGCGTTGGTATTCCTGGCACTGGGATGGTTGGCTTGCCTATTGCTGCTGCAATCGGGGCGGTTGCAGGCGATAGTAATGCGGGTCTTGAGGTGTTAAAAAATCTCACTGATAGCGACGTTCAAGCGGCTAAATTAATGCTGGATAACGGCCAAGTGACAGTAGGCGTCGCTGATGTGGCTAATGTTTTATACGCCAAAGTGACGGTTTATTATCAGCAGCAAACGGCGAGCGTCACCATTGCCGATAGCCACACCAAGGTTATCGCGATTGAAAAAAATGGTGAACAATGTTTACCCGCTCCAGAGGTCGAGTCTGTTAATGACAAAAGTAACAAAGCCAATCCGTTTACTGAGGCAAGACTGCAAGATATTTATGATTTTGCCATGCATGCACCATTGGATGACATAGGTTTTATTATGCAATCCAAAAGCCTAAATGATGCCTTATCTATTGAAGGACTCAGTGGTCATTATGGTTTAAAGATTGGTGCGACATTGGTTAAAAACCAAGAGAAAGGCCTATTATCTGGTGGCTTATTGACTGAAGTACTCGCCCGTACTGCAGGGGCTTCTGATGCACGTATGGATGGCGCCATGATGCCTGCGATGAGTAATTCGGGCTCAGGCAACCAAGGTATCGCGGCAACCATGCCTGTCGTTGCTTGTGCTGAGTTTCTTAAATCCAGCGAAACACAAACTATCCGTGCGTTAATGTTGTCGCATTTAACCGCTATCTACATTAAGAGCTATCAAAACAAGCTCTCAGCCTTATGCGGAGCGACAACGGCAGCTATGGGATCAGCTGCTGGCATTACCTATTTGCTAGATGGTGAAATTGAGCAGGTAAGTGCTGCAATTTGTAGCATGATTGGTGATGTTAGTGGCGTTATTTGTGATGGTGCAAAAACAGCTTGTGCAATGAAAGTGTCTTCATCGGCAGGGGCTGCGGTAAAATCTGCCTTGATGGCCATTGATGGCATTCGAGTTACCGGCACTGAAGGCATTGTTGCTGATGATGTTGACCAAACTATCAGTAACCTTGCGACATTAGCTAATGGCGCAATGACACAAACCGATGTGCAGATCTTAGAGATTATGATGCACAAGTAAGTACAGGCTTTTTGATAAAGCCTAGTAAGAGCTCTATTAAGAGTTCTATTAAGATAGTTTATCAATAAACTAAAGCTTGAACACAAAGCCAAGTCGGTACTCAGTTAACAGTCACTGTTAATTGAATGTCGATTTGGCTTTTTAGTTTTCAGCCCTACACCAGCTACTTCAGTAGGTGGATCCTTTACTTCTCCCTTCGATAAACAATCCTAGAAAGCAATTTCAAGACAGCTAGTTTCAATAAAAAGCTAACCTCAATCATGACTGCTGCACTAGCAAGATTTTCTCTTTTCAGTTTCTAATTCTAATTCATTCTTGGTCAATGGGATCCTCAGGGCTAAATTGCTCAGTAAGTCAGTATTCCATCAGCGACTGCCTCTACATGTTCTCTCACTTCTAATAGAACCGCCAAGTAAACGATACCCGCTTGATTTTTATACTGATTTTAACTGTGTGTGGGCTAGTGATATTGCTCACGCATTGATTTGGTTTAGTTGTGCCTATCACTTTAATTCGCAAAATGTGCGCTACACCTCTCACGGCTAAAAAGTGAAGTTGTGAAGTTCGTCTTGTTTTTGCGCGCATGTTAGCAAGCAAGTAATGACTAATAAGGTGAAGAGCATCAAACTATTGAGCCGTTAAAAGTGATTAACTCTTGATCTGGATCAGTACGAAAAAACGATGTGAAAAAATCACTGAATTGAGAGTATGTTTTGCTAAATATACGCCAATAGCTATGAATTTTAATAAAAAATTTCTCTTCATCCTTGAGTATGCTCAGGCCTAGCAAACGCTGTAAAATCATGTGTTCTCATAAACATAAACATAACCATAATTATAATTTTTATCATATCAGTGGCTCTAGCCAAATTTAATGGAATTGATATATGAGTGAACTAGTTCAAGGCGCACCTAAGGGTGACACCCAAGCGCAACCTCTACACCAACGCGCCAATATGACCAAAGCCGAATGGCAACAAGCCACTAAGTTCGACAGTGTCGACCTTGGTTGGATTGTGATGAGTATTGGTATGGCTATCGGTGCAGGTATTGTATTTTTACCTGTTCAGGTTGGCGTGATGGGACTATGGGTATTTTTGCTGTCATCCATTATTGGTTACCCAGCAATGTACTTATTTCAAAAGTTATTTATTAACACCTTAGCCGAGTCAAAAAAGTGTACTGATTACCCTGGTGTTATTGAAAACTACCTCGGAAAAAACTGGGGTATTGCATTAGGTGTGCTTTATTTCTTGATGTTGGTCATTTGGGTGCTGGTTTACTCGTTAGCCGTGACCAATGACAGTGCCTCTTACCTGCATTCATTTGGCGTCACTGAGGGCAAGCTTAGTGACAATGTATTCTATGGTTTAGGCTTAATCTGCATATTGGCTTTTATCGGCTCAAAAGGCGAAAAGCTGCTATTTAAACTGTCTGGTTTTATGGCAGTGACAGTGCTGACGCTGGTGGCAGTAATGGGAGTATTGTTGATGGCGCGCTGGGATATGGCGAATATTCCAAGTATGGGTGAGTTTGGCCCAATGCTGAAGAATGCCATTATTACCCTACCATTTACCTTAACCTCGATTCTGTTTATCCAATCGTTAAGCCCTATGGTTATCTCGTATCGCTCACATGAAAAGTCGATTGAGGTTGCGCGTTTCAAGGCTGAGCGAGCAATGAAAATTGCCTTTGCCATCTTATTCGTGGTGGTGTTCTTCTTCGCAGTATCGTTCACCTTTGCCATTAGCCAAGCGCAAGCAACTGAGGCGATGAACCAGAATATCTCTGCACTGGCGATTATTGCACAGTACTTCCCTGGCAGCTGGGCGACTATCACCGGTATCGTGATTAACATCTTTGCGGTTGTAACCTCGTTCTTCGGTGTGTTCTTAGCATTCCAAGAAGCCTGTCGTGGTATTGCAATGAACATACTGCTGCGCAGCCGTAAAGAATCTGATATCAACAAAGAGCTAGTTAATAAACTTATCACCGTCTTCATTATCTTACTGGCTTGGTCTGCGATTGCCTTAAATGCACCAATCCTGTCGTTCACATCTATCTGTAGCCCTATCTTCGGTTTAGTGGGCTGTTTAATTCCAGCTTACTTGGTGTACAAGGTGCCACACTTGAACAAATATAAGGGTTGGGCGACGAATCTGATTATTGTGACGGGTGTTTTGTTGTGTATCTCACCTTTGTTAGCGTTTATGTAATTGCTGATTAGCAATTTGGCTAATCAAGCTGGCGCTTGGGCTTTAGTAATCAAACTTCGTTTGATGAAAGTGATTAAGTTAGACTGCGTCTAACAATTAAAGTCGTGGGATTCCATCCCACATTAGCTAATCAAACTTCGTTTGATGAAAGGTCGTGGCGCTTCGCCCCACATGTGGGGCATCAGGCAGCGCCTGACCAACGCTTTACTGCTATAGACAATCAAGCTGCGCTTGATAAACGTCGTGAGCTTCCAGCTCACACTCGGGCAAGAAGGGGACAACAGCTTCCCCCTCTTGCATCTCCCCAGCCGCCCCGGCGAAGTTACATGCGTTGGGTGCGAGCCTCATACTTATGGATAAATTACTAACGCTTCCGATGGGGCGTCCTGCCCCGCGAAAGCTAGCCAGACATCCATGTCTGGGCTCACGAAATTTATTCCAACGTATTTCGGCAACTTCGATGGGGAATCGGTGTTTTCTGTGTGATCGGCTATGAACGTTACTGCTTTGTAGTGATAAAAACGAGACTAACCGTTGGTGTTTTGTGGAACTACAGTGTTTCATAATCTTCTGTCAATTTTAGTACTACTCATTAAAACAATAGGTTACATTGGGTATTCTGAATGTTATCGAGACGCACAGATAATATTTAAAGATGCAGCACAGATAACAACGTTATCTGTGCAGCTATTTAATAAGCTGTTATGCACCATGAGTAAGGAATAGAAATTGCCAACTTGTCATCACTGGGGAGGAGCAGACGGAGCAGATTGTAGAGATGTATCTACGGATATCGTATATAAGGATGAAAATGGCCATCATTTTTGTTTGTTACATGCTCCTAAATATTACGTAGCTCCTAAAGGTTTTTTTCTAGGAGATAGAGAAAATTATTCACCTAAATCTAAAAATATAAGCAAAGATACATTTGATAAGCATCTGGAAACTTTAATAAGTAATCAAAGTTCCAATCCGGACACTAGAATTGATCATATCTATTTCCCATCAAATTTCCCCAACTCGTTTGACAGCTATAAAGAGCCGGAAAGAAGATATTCATTTCATCGCTGTCATAATCTAACTTCTTTTTCGAATAGCCAATTTAAAGCTATTAGAATTCATAACTGTGAAATGGGTGGCTTTCATATTCACAATCTAGAACTAGAAGAGTTAACTTTAACTAGCACCAAGATTATTAAAGACTCAATTCTAAGGGACAGCAAAATAGACACTGTGTCTATTAATCATACAACTTTCGAATGTCCATTTAGGATCTCAAAAATAAAAGAAAAAAATAGTAGCAGTAACTACAAATGTTCAATATATCTCAATGAAGTCAGCTTCAAGCAAGATGTTCAGATCAGCAATATAGAATTCAATGATGAAAACTCAGAGTTTAGAGTGGTTAACTCTATATTTGAAAGGGATTTATACTACAGCGACAATAAAATTAATGACTTTATAAACTTCGAATATTGTAAGTTCAATGGTGGTAAAGCATACCTGGAAAATATTGATGTTAGTAAAATAAAATTATCCAGAATAAACCTTGAGTATATACGTTTCACAAATTGCATTTTTCCTGAACGCTATGAGGAAATAGAGATTGAATCAGCTACGCGAGCAGAAGAAGTATATCGAGATCTTAAGAAAGTCGCCTTCGATCAAAAAGACTATTCTTTGGTATCTAAATGGCATTATTTAGAGAAGGAAATGTTTTTAAATAATCAAAAGGTAGAGAGAAACCATCTCATTAGTATGTTTCTTACAATATATAAACTTCTTAGCGGTTATGGAGAGAAGCCCTCGCAAGCTTTGAAGTCATTATCCTTATACTTGTTGTTTATTGTAATATCACTAATTACATTAGCAGTTACACACACAGGGATTAGCACTACTATAGACTGGGAAATAGTAAGATCATTGATTTATAGTTTGAGGGATTTCATACCTTTCTTTATTACTCCAACAAAATCGTCGTTGCTTGAGTATATAAGTGGAAATTGGGGGTTAGTATTCGTATACAACTTGATTGCAGCTGTCGGAAGAATATATTGTGTTATGCAGGTTGCTTTGCTTACATTTTCAATAAGAAACAAAATGAAGCGGTAACCGAAGTGCATAACAAGGCGCTGCTGTCGGACAATTTTTCCGCTGCGATCCAAAATTGCCGCAGAGCGCGGCGTTACCCCATTGGCGCCATATTCTAGTTATAAAGTGAAGTTAGTTCTAAGGTAAATAATGATGAAAGTGATTGATAAGCTTGCTTGGGTTTTTATTCAAGATGGTAAGTTGTTGGCGGTACGCTCGAAAGGTAAAGAGTTGTTCTATCTGCCGGGTGGTAAGCGTGAGGCGGGTGAGAGTGATGAACAGGCGTTGATGCGTGAAATCAAAGAAGAGCTGTCTGTTGAGCTTGTGCCGAGTAGCATTGAGTATATGCAGACTTTCACGGCGCAAGCGGACGGTAAGGCTGAGGGCGTGTCGGTTAAGCTGACCTGCTACTTTGCTGATTTTACTGGTGAGTTACTGCCTGATGCTGAAATTGAACAGCTTGAATTTCTTGATATGAATGATGAAGCGGTTTGCTCGGTTGCGGCCTTAGTTGCAATGCGCTGGCTTGAATCCAAATCACTGCTCAACAGTAAGAACACCTAATCCCTATCTCAGCTTTAGCCATAACCTAAGAGCTAATTGGTCATAACTGGCTGACAGAAAACACCACTCCCCATCGAAGTTGCCGAAGTGCGTTGGAATCAATCGCGTGATGCCGACAGGGATGTCGGCGTAGCTTTCGCGGGGCAGGATGCCCCATCGGAAGCGTTAGCGATTTACCCATAAGTATGAGGCCTGTATCTAATGCATGTAACTTCGTCGGGGCGTCATGGTGGATGCAAGGAGGATAAGGACGAGCAGTCCTCCTTGCCCGTGTGTGAGCTGGAAGCTCACGACTTTGGTCAGGCGAAGCCTGATAGGTGGCAAAGCCACGACTTTTTATCAAACGACGTTTGATTACTCAAAACTTGTTAGATGCAGTCTAACTCTACGCTCAAACGAAGTTTGAGTACCAAAGCGAAACTTAGGTCGCAATCCTAAACCCCAGTTTTTAGTCAAACCGACTAGGTGAAAAAGGTGTGAGATCCAAACAGGTTTCCTCATTGGATATGAGTTCACTGACAAGTTTCCCCGTTATTGGGCCAAGACTGAGTCCCATCATGGCGTGCCCTGTGGCTATGGTTAGATTCGCTAACTGAGGAACTCTGCCAATAATCGGTAGGCCATCTGGGCTGCAGGGGCGAAAGCCTGACCAAAACTCTTCTGATTTAACCTGAGCTGTATCTAAGTCGGGTAAATAGCGGGCTGCGGATTTGGTTAGACCCTTGATCCGGTTCTGACTGATGCCAAGTGACTCTTGGCTAGATAACACACCGAGCTCCATGGTGCCGCCAAATCGAATGCTCTTATCTAACGGGCTTACCGCCACTTTGGCTTCACTTAAGATAAACGGGGTGCGGCACTTAAGCTTGGTGCCCTCTTTGACGGGCGGCTTGTCGAAGCTAACACAGATCCCTTTGCCCGATTGTACTGGCAGGTTAAGCCCCAGCTGTTTGGCAAGCTTGGGCGACCAAGCGCCGTTGGCGAGGACAAATTCATCGGCGTTAATCTCAGCATTTGCGGTTGTTGCTCCACTGATTTTTTGAGTAACGGTATCGGTTGTGAAGCCTGTTATCTCAGTGCGTTCCCTAAACTCCACTCCTTGAGCGGCTAAGTAGTTTTTCATCGCCATAATAAACTCATAGGGGGCGATATGGGCATCTTCTGGGTAAAAGCTAGCGCCCATGACATCGAGTTTAATATTGGGCTCTAGTTCTCTTAAGGTTTGGGGAGTGAGCATCTTGGCTTTCAATCCGAGCTTGTTGGCTTGGCACACAGTGGTTGCCTCGTCGTTTAGGCCTTGCTCTGTGTTACACAGCATCAAGAGCCCGTTTT
Protein-coding sequences here:
- a CDS encoding amino acid permease codes for the protein MTKAEWQQATKFDSVDLGWIVMSIGMAIGAGIVFLPVQVGVMGLWVFLLSSIIGYPAMYLFQKLFINTLAESKKCTDYPGVIENYLGKNWGIALGVLYFLMLVIWVLVYSLAVTNDSASYLHSFGVTEGKLSDNVFYGLGLICILAFIGSKGEKLLFKLSGFMAVTVLTLVAVMGVLLMARWDMANIPSMGEFGPMLKNAIITLPFTLTSILFIQSLSPMVISYRSHEKSIEVARFKAERAMKIAFAILFVVVFFFAVSFTFAISQAQATEAMNQNISALAIIAQYFPGSWATITGIVINIFAVVTSFFGVFLAFQEACRGIAMNILLRSRKESDINKELVNKLITVFIILLAWSAIALNAPILSFTSICSPIFGLVGCLIPAYLVYKVPHLNKYKGWATNLIIVTGVLLCISPLLAFM
- a CDS encoding Lrp/AsnC family transcriptional regulator, with protein sequence MVEKVKLDKVDRQLLTMLQHDVTLSLNELAKAVNLTTTPCWKRLKRLEEEGVINKRVALLDPSKIGVDFTAFVQVKTCDHSHAWYETFIEAIYAMPEVMEFYRMAGEYDYMMRVQVEDMAAFDHFYKRLVNQVAGLTNVTSTFAMESLKFSTVLPLKPA
- a CDS encoding NAD(P)/FAD-dependent oxidoreductase produces the protein MMDKQMNKAPKDLAVKDVAVIGGGIIGICTAYYLNKAGKSVVVIDKDEIGKACSFGNAGYITPSHFIPLAAPGMIQKGLKWMLNPQSPFYVRPSLNIDFLKWLLSFAKKCTPQHTLASQQAILDINLKSLELYQILHQVPELDFEFHQNGLLMLCNTEQGLNDEATTVCQANKLGLKAKMLTPQTLRELEPNIKLDVMGASFYPEDAHIAPYEFIMAMKNYLAAQGVEFRERTEITGFTTDTVTQKISGATTANAEINADEFVLANGAWSPKLAKQLGLNLPVQSGKGICVSFDKPPVKEGTKLKCRTPFILSEAKVAVSPLDKSIRFGGTMELGVLSSQESLGISQNRIKGLTKSAARYLPDLDTAQVKSEEFWSGFRPCSPDGLPIIGRVPQLANLTIATGHAMMGLSLGPITGKLVSELISNEETCLDLTPFSPSRFD
- a CDS encoding L-cysteine desulfidase family protein, with the translated sequence MKQHLWPLFLEAIKRDVVPALGCTEPISVALAAAIAIGELGIKNQASNVKMDVSVSANLMKNGMGVGIPGTGMVGLPIAAAIGAVAGDSNAGLEVLKNLTDSDVQAAKLMLDNGQVTVGVADVANVLYAKVTVYYQQQTASVTIADSHTKVIAIEKNGEQCLPAPEVESVNDKSNKANPFTEARLQDIYDFAMHAPLDDIGFIMQSKSLNDALSIEGLSGHYGLKIGATLVKNQEKGLLSGGLLTEVLARTAGASDARMDGAMMPAMSNSGSGNQGIAATMPVVACAEFLKSSETQTIRALMLSHLTAIYIKSYQNKLSALCGATTAAMGSAAGITYLLDGEIEQVSAAICSMIGDVSGVICDGAKTACAMKVSSSAGAAVKSALMAIDGIRVTGTEGIVADDVDQTISNLATLANGAMTQTDVQILEIMMHK
- a CDS encoding NUDIX hydrolase; this encodes MMKVIDKLAWVFIQDGKLLAVRSKGKELFYLPGGKREAGESDEQALMREIKEELSVELVPSSIEYMQTFTAQADGKAEGVSVKLTCYFADFTGELLPDAEIEQLEFLDMNDEAVCSVAALVAMRWLESKSLLNSKNT